A segment of the Lolium perenne isolate Kyuss_39 chromosome 3, Kyuss_2.0, whole genome shotgun sequence genome:
GCCGCTTCCGCAAGCTCCACCCTCCCCGACTCCTCGGATTCTATGTCAACACCGCCACCGGGGAGCATTTGTACTCCTCACGCTTCTTGCCGATCCTGCCCCGGCCTCCAGAGCTCGACTCTGTCTTCCGCCACGCAAGCTTCAGCTTGGACGCCTACGAGAACGGATGGACCTACGTCGCCGACTGCTGGAAGAACAACGTCTTAATCTACTTGAAACGCCACAATGGTGGTGCGAGAGGGCCCGATAGGGTAGTGCGCAACCCACTCTTCCCCGACAGAGTCATGGCCGTCGTCCCTACACCACCACGGCACCAACTCTCGGAAGGAAATGACATGGCAGTTGCTCATCTCCTCATCGAAGGAGCTGACAGTTTGTCCTTCTTCTATGTGTTTATAGAGCCTACCGACGGGCCAACGGAATCTACTGTGTACGTGTATATGTTCAAAGATGGTGTCTGGTGCATGATCTCCTCGGCCACGACAGAGCTTCATTGTCAACAACTCAAATTAAAACCGCTGCTCGTCAACAGTAAAATATATATGCTTGCCTCCCACTGTGGCATGCTTGTCTTCGATTCAAGAACCTTAGGTTTCTCCACAGTTCAGCTCCCACAAGGGGTGGTGTGTGGCCAACATTTCTTCACAATTAAACCCCTGGGGCTCAAGTGTGGTGGAAGAACAAGGCTGTTGCGAGCTGATGATGGTTCGGGGGTATATCTTATCCATGTCAATGAGCTTCAGCTTGTCATCTGGCTCCACGAGGGGGGCAACTGGTTGCTGGTGGCTACCATCTGTTTGCTTGAGATGTGCGCTGATTTGAGAATCTCAGACTGCAGGCTTGAGAATGGGAATGAAGGTTTTGTGGAGATAACCATGGTGGGGCCCAATGCCGAGTTTGTGTTACTGGAGACACCTCTGTGCACATTTCACTGGGATATTAAGTGCAGGACGCTGCGTAAAGTGCATGAGATCACACGAAATGATACATGTTTGCGTCGTATCCATCCTTTTATGATGATCTGGCCTCCTACATTCCCTGCGCTCAAGGATGATCCTTCAAGGTTTGTCTTTTGGCCTTTGAGCAATATTACTTTAGTTTTTTTTTGTCTTACCATAAGCGTAGAGCAGGAAACATTTATAATATCGATGTTGCACGGGTGAATGAGGGTGCCCGCTGTGCATGGGTGCATGGTCGGCAAGCCTAGAAGGAGAATGGGGAATTTGGGGATAGATAAGATAAATTGGGGTTTAGCCTTTAAACTTTGATCTCAACCTATTATGTCTTGGTTTGCTAATACTTACGAGTTACCAGAATGCTGCTGTATAAAGAAATCAATTGTCCATGTCTGTTTGCTGAAGCATGCCCTCTCATACTGATATGGTTATGATGTTTGTGGTTATGAAAGTTGTCTAACTCAGATGTACCACAATGAAGATTTTCCCCTTAAAACAAATGTGTAAGTATAACCCAATCTAGCTAACAACACGATACCTAGGCTCCAACAGTTTTACTTTCTTGTGACCAGTTTGTATGCTCTACTGGGTAGACTGTAACGGCTGTAGCATTTTGACTTCCATCCTTTGAATTTTGATGTAAAAGTAGATGTTTATATTTGGTTCTCTAGATCGTCCAATGCTTAATTATCTTCCAACCTGACCATTAATTGTATTTTGGCTGGGACAGTGGTGGCAAGTGAAGATCAGGAAGGCCTCGATCAACTAGTGAGCCGAGCTGCGCTTCCTTGCTTAGCAGCTTGGGTGGTGGCAAAATTATGGTGAAAACGAAGCCATCGGAAAAAAAAAACTCTATATGTGCATGCTAGGGCCTAGGGGGATGTGAAATGTAACACCTGAATTGAAGCGGCAGAAATAACAGTGAAGAAACCTGAAAGTTTATGCAACCGAAACAATCGACAAGCAAGTTGCTTAGCTATTAGCAGTATTAGTTTATCATCATATCTTTATCATAAGAGCATCCTTCCAAGCGAGATGTATTGGACATGCTTTGGCGTATCTTTTGTGAGTAGTTCTTCGGTTTGATTCTCAAAGATGGTGTAAGTGCATGATGATCCACATTGTTGCATTGGTTCTCTGTTGTTGGTGTTTCGTTAGACGATTCTAAGAGTCACGTACCCTTGTGGTTCCAATACGTATGCCTGCTGCCTGGTGCGGTGAGAATgtctcagagcatctccagtcgtgtccCCCAAAGTGATTTGGAGCACGTCGGACAAAAAAACATTCCTAGCCGTGTTCCCTAAAGCCGCTTTTTGTCTGGCGCCCGAGCCcatccccgccccacaggggacgctccgggcacgccggacacaacgaaaagcgaggcgaagcgacacgggtccgacccgtcagcggcacattgaattttaacctaaccgtcgcctacctcgtgaATGAAGTTATTCACGCTCAGTGACACACGActgcatctttgccttaatggcgacggaggggcggcgagacgtctcgtcggtgctgcgcagcctccacgcggcgccggcgttcgcacgccaccgcgtgTTCCCACACTTTCTTTCcgcctcttcccgcgctttcttcccgacgccggcgtctgtAAAAGGCCCTCTCGGCTCAATGGCAGCCACCACAGCCGCCGGCACCCCTTTCTCCGCCACAAGCatagccctcgtcgctccaccgccgtctcctccaccaccagtgcGCAATGATGAACCGCACCGGCGATGGCCAGTTCCCTTCACCGTCGTCTCCTCaagcaccacctccaccaccggattCGCAGTTTGGCATCGACGTCGCCGCCCGGGAAGagtggcggcggcgagggatgGAGAATTGGCGTGCACATCGTCAGGAGCAGCGGGAGGCACTCGAGCAGCAGGCTCGCCAGCAGTGTGAGGCGGCGCACGCGACGGATGTAGCGGCGTTCTacgctgatgggattcgtagcaaagaaaacaaaaaatttcctaccgcaagaacgaaaaccaagccaagatgcaatctagaagatggtagcaacgaggggatcacgagactaaccctttaagatttccaaagcctacgatattagatctcgttgttgcagaagatgatcacttgccgctttcaaaagcgcgtagaagatcttgacggtgtgatacgtccaaaacgtatctactttcccgaacacttttgctattgttttgcctctaatttgtgtattttggatacaactaacacggactaacgctgttttcagcagaattgccctggtgtcctatttttgtgcagaaactcaactttcaggaaaatccccggaaataatcgcaatgggcctatttttacagaagattGACGGTGCCAGAAgatgagacggaggggggccacgaggctcccccaccacaaggcggcgcggtgggcccctgggccgcgccggcctatggtggcggcaccTCGGCcaccccccgacgctcccctttcgactacttaagccctctgacctaaaaacgcgagggggttcgacgaaattgccagaaTACATCcaaaactccgccgccatcgcgaaactccgtctcgggaccagaaactccgttctggcactccgccgggacggggaattggaggagatcatcgccatcatcaccaccgacgcctctccatcaaccagccatgcttcccccatccatgtgtgagtaattcccccgctgtaggctgaaggggatggtagggattggatgagattggtcatgtaatagcatacgattgttagggcatagtgcctagtatccgtaattggtacttttatgatattgttgcaacttgttatgcttaatgcttgtcactagggcccgagtgccatgatctcagatctgaacatcttatcaattcatgatgatattcattgctttatgatcttacctgcaagttgtatacacatattgctgtccggaacccgaggccccaaagtgacagaaattgggacaaccggaggggaaggcggtgatatgaggatcacatgtgttcacggagtgttaatgctttgcttcggtgctctattaaaaggagtaccttaattaccagtagattccctataggcccggctgccaccggctggtaggacaaaagatgttgtgcaagtttctcattgcgagcacgtacgactatatacggaacacatgcctatggttgtttagtacttggatactgttttattactatctgcaaatgccctaccttgattgttacatgagttctctcatccatgcagcgcccgttcatccatccctgtgcctacagtattttaatcctgttgtttactataatcactactgttgtctttgttacaccgctgctgatatttcactactgctactgctataaaactgttgctactgataaactcttgcgagcaagtctgtttccaggtgcagctgaattgacaactccgctgttaaggcttacaaatattctttggctccccttgtgtcgaatcaataaattgggttttacttctctcgaagactgttgcgatcccctatacttgtgggtcatcaagactattttctggcgccgttgccggggagcatagctttatttgcaagttcacttggattgatattggtcgctgcaaattctccatcatgggtaaacctcgcgatactaaagtcgccatattaccatccactacaagaaaaggtacaactctgagtacctctgctgctcttgattcaccatctgtgataagtcaacttgtttcaccaccacaagcttcacatgctggtacttctgctgaatctgaaaattcctcttataattttgatgatgcttctactgcgcttgatgataatggttcattaggtccttttctagatgctacaattgctaggtctagacaaattgaaaatactgaaattcctaatgaaaatactattacacctgttaattcacctgagtctgttgaatactctagtgatgatcttgatgaagattatgtggaacttgatgatgattttattgataaatgcaatgctactaccggtacaagtaatattaaaaagcttcttgcacaacatactgttagatataaactgtctcctgatcctaaatttgctacatctcctataatcattaaggataaggattatgatttttctcttgatttatctcatatatctattgttgagaaaacacctttttgtggtactgaaaaacaaagtgctgtagaacacatgaatgagctttctactttgagtatcttgttttctgatgatatcaagaagcgtacttattttgttgctaaattttttcctttctcaataaaggatgatgctaaaacttggtataatagtttgcctcatgattctattgatagtccaagtggtttgcttgatgttttctttcgaaaatactttcctgctagtgctcaatatattgctttgcagaaaatttatagtttttgaccaggaagatggagagaaattgcctgaagcttgggaaaggttttgctctcttatcagagcttgacctggacatgatctggaaaagcatgacttacttgatatattttatagtggactaaccattgagtctagggcatacctggatagttgtgctggttgtgttttcaggaaaagaactccagacgaagctaaagaattattggctagaataggccgaaatcatgatgattggaatacacctgaaccaaccccaacaccaatattgaagaagaggggtatgattaaattaaattatgaagatatgagggaagccaagaaatctcttaaggagaaaggtattaaatctgaagatgtgaagaatttacctcccatgcaagatttatgtaagataactcccccttcatccatgattgaggtacattctcttcaacgctttagtagggaagatattcattattcaaaacctcctgatcaatgtttagatgagtttgataattatattgttaagcaagataattttaatatgagagtagagaatcatttaatggaaaattctcaagctattagcaaatttcatgatattgtggagagaacctccaatgatgttaagatgcttgttaaacattttcatatggttcaaactcaaattgatcaactcactaaagtgcaaaatgacttattaaaaaatagttctaaagaaaaacatgcttatgaagtaacaactagaggcggtgtttctactcaggattctctatatcctgaggggaatcccaaaagagttgaacaagattctcaacgaactgaaactagtgctccttctaagaaaaagaagaagaaacataaaattgttgtagaatcctctgagcctgttaatgatcctaatagtatttctatttctgatgctgaaactgaaaagtggtaatgaacatgataaagataatgataagaatgatgcttctaataaagaagaggttgaagatgaacctgaaaagcatgctaaaaataaaaagtatactaaacaaTATTtttttgctaagaaacatggtaatgaaagagaaccttgggttcaaaagcaaatgccttttcctgctaagaaactaaaatcaaaagaagaagaacactataataaattttgtgattggatgaaacctttgttcctgcaaatccctttgactgatgctattaaattgcctccttattcaaagtatatgaaagatattgtctctaacaaaaggaaaattcctaatgaggagatttccactatgcttgctaattactctttcaatggcaaagttccaaagaagctgggcgacccaggtataccgactattccttgttccatcaagaataattatgttagaactgctctatgtgatttgggagcaggtgttagtgttatgcctttttctcttttcaagagactttatttatataagttgataccaactgatatatctttgcaaatggctgataaatctactgctattcctgttggtatatgtgaggatgttcgtgttcaagttactaataattgcttaatattaactgattttgttgtgttggaaatgcctgaagatgataatatgtctattattcttggaagaccttttcttaacactgcaggggctgttattgattgcaataaagaaaaagttactttcaatgttgatgacaaggagcatactgtttattttcccaagaggattgataaagtatgtggagttaatacaatttctaatttgagaactatcaaagtgggagttattgattgtcctatatatgagcctaaacaaggatatcaaaatattatgattggatccatatcaatacaatacaaggtaacatgattgatttgaggtttatttcttcttatgtcatgtaaaatttatttggtggcaagacttgatcaaccttgttaacaagtacattttatatgcatagaagagctaaacaacatttctttcttcctccatttgctttacttgctgtagtacCAATTGTTTTGCAAggagctttagttgtttagaggtttgaaaatctttttctgccctgtaataataattttaacacccagaaatgtgcatttttcaaagttttcaaaaatttacaaaattataccgttggtcttatttttcgaaaagcaacctgggagtgcctggggctgaccagtggggcaccccagggctgcccccatgtgccagcgcggccaaggagggtgcgcgccaccctgtggtgtgagcccctccttgccccacttagtcatcccttcctcccattctactctctctcccgaaaaaactcgtaccaactttctctcactcgcgtttttgctcaagagctcaagaattttcgatctctttgctcagcccagatttctgtctgaaatttggcacatttgctctcgggtatgtgactcctccgattatccaaacagaattttgtttggttgagtatatcttgagtattttgttgatgtaggtaacatgttaagtgagcttgcatgcttgttctaagttgtaaaaattagttttgatgcatgattagtactctaccaagttcctatagtagtttccctcatttatatgtctcaaaatcaacttttataatgtttgttgaaaaatttcagaaaatggagtggaataggcaccaactcaaccaacatgaattggaggtgcatgaagttatgagagttcaccgcgaagagggagtatacccctcctactacccatgcacctatttcatgaggagtgcaggaatcttgcaagatgttcaaaatatgatttccaatgcagggttggaaggTTCTGTTGTttgtgaaccttaccaatatgcaaaactaaccatgttaGTGGTGCgggattttgaattccattggtcccaacctaaccccatggttcgatacaaaatcTATAATAATactatcaacttgccctttgatgatttttgtgcagctattagagtgccacaatggggattatgtgagaaggttaggggactgccgtaggagctcttgagtctatacaagatgatctgtcaagggagaagcttctcagatgagagtggtaaaattcgtagtattcaactcccagctattcgctattttgcttactttatcacTAAGTGCgtacttgctagaaagaatgcaaataagttatctatccaggatttggttttcctagctgctgcattgcaacgtgataggacttataatttgggtgctttgatagcctttagacttgctactaaccgcgataaaggaggaatttgtggaggtctcatcgcctctcgtttgctagctatgcatggtgtagaacctcaccctcttgatgttcagctctccatagagaaacttgatattgtttccatgataaaacatgactttgtttctgattggtctaatttgagtaacctgtcttatgaGATAACCTTTACAAGAAAAAGTGGAGAACAACTAAAAAAACTGAaaggctagtaggattgcctgcacctgctttgtttaaccttgattccaggaaaaattggtcggtcacagaagatgaacttgatgcatacatagagaggGGTGGCCATCATGTAggggatggcacggaggaggccgaggaacccctcaacttgtcatccgatgcagcgagttcttcacatcaacattttgggcatgtggagccttcacccttttcttctgcacagggaccttattatgaccacgccatgtatgatccaccggcgtggaaccctgaccctcgctggggttgatctccacttaggccaaaagcctaagcttggggggaggtatgccggcatcactcattcattgcatattacaattgccggatacttgttcatacttgtttcgcttcttaaaatggcttctaataagagggagatgatatttggcgaagtgctgtctaaaaacagattctggactgacactaaaaaaaattcctaaaaacagccagaatgttattttgcgaagccaatttttgtgcatgttccccaggttattatctaactttcattagttgagcacttttcgagttgagcagtggaagattttcgtaaaaattgattactgtactgctgtcaagtttgacggatttctgctactttgtgttattgtgactcttttagttttcattcttttggttttgctttgtttctttcctaaaacacaaaaagaccaaaaatatttctgttgtttctttttaccatttgtttattttggtttcttgttcatattttgctttatttactattgctagtttgctatgagaaaatccaaaaagattttgctttgtttgtctgtttccttttgttcttgtttccaattcgaaaacaccaaaaatatctgttgttcttctttggttttgtaaagtttattatggagttcagcggtctccggtggctggagcttggttctcattccatattattcaagctacacaagtgaaaggcaataatgacgatctacgacaactcgactgtggtgagaggctggtatgaactctatttgttttcatttttttacatatactcatccatgtgagcatgcttagttggttcatgtgaggtatatgtcatttaagaaagtctagtagttcatgatctctcatgtttagctccaatctattaatatgagtagcatgtcataaatatttgcttgcattattttattcatagataggtatgacattgtggtatcctcctctgaataattcacttgaatcgacttggcacatgctcacgcatgcatatgactgaacaaaagtcaattaagcctcgatgatttactttgcctcagagttcttgtatcacttttatgcctccgttaatttattttgtcgcaagcatgattatgacggttactgctctcttgattgtcgcttaccagtctattgctagccttcacttgtactgagcgggaatgctgctcgtgcttccaaacccctgaaaaccaagttattccaaagtgtccactataaatacctacgcatggcatttcaaaccattccaagtaaattctcatgtgctacctttaatccttcaaaatacttctcaatttatGTCGATGCTTTATAGCTCATGAAGAAGTATGTggagttttatctttcaaccttgtcatttattcctgacagactttcatcaatggactagtagcacatccgcttatccaataattttgcaaaaagagctatcaACGGGGTTCacaaccccaattaattaactttcatcaataattctcttcacatgttttgctctgatttatcagtaagcaacttaatttgcaaatagatactcctccatggtatgtgaatgttggaaggcacccgaggattcggttagccatggcttgtgtaagcaaaggtttgggggagtgtcat
Coding sequences within it:
- the LOC127342403 gene encoding uncharacterized protein → MMGPDDTSEGVDLDDNMLPCSAAATADPESKVLDDDNLLIEIIVRLGFPTSLVHAALVCKRWYSLASDPAVLRRFRKLHPPRLLGFYVNTATGEHLYSSRFLPILPRPPELDSVFRHASFSLDAYENGWTYVADCWKNNVLIYLKRHNGGARGPDRVVRNPLFPDRVMAVVPTPPRHQLSEGNDMAVAHLLIEGADSLSFFYVFIEPTDGPTESTVYVYMFKDGVWCMISSATTELHCQQLKLKPLLVNSKIYMLASHCGMLVFDSRTLGFSTVQLPQGVVCGQHFFTIKPLGLKCGGRTRLLRADDGSGVYLIHVNELQLVIWLHEGGNWLLVATICLLEMCADLRISDCRLENGNEGFVEITMVGPNAEFVLLETPLCTFHWDIKCRTLRKVHEITRNDTCLRRIHPFMMIWPPTFPALKDDPSSGGK